The window GCTCCAGAAGCTGGAGAGGATTTCAAGAGATCATTTGTCCTCTATGCATTGGGAACTCTTTTATCCCCAACAGCAAGACTGGATGTTAGCCCTTCATTTCTCCATTTCCTGACAAATATGGATGTTGTCCATCAATATAATTGGGGAAAATTCTTGCTTGATCGTCTAGTGCGGGAAGTATCTCGCTTTCACCAAGGAAAGCAACGCGCGGTTGGTGGCTGTCTTTTGTTTCTCCAggtgaatttatattattttaagctTCCACTTGTGTTCTAACTTTCATATACATCACAACTTACCCCTGAAGTTTACTCTTTTCAGCTCTTTTACTATGAGAGCATCTCTGTTGAGGGATCCCATTTGTCAAATTCTTCTGTTGTTCCTTGTTTGTCATCATGGGGTGAGGAAGAGATTTCTGAAAGAGAAAAACAGCAAAGAGAGCTTGGTGGTTATGGCTTTGGAGAGGTAATTGATATTTGTAACTTGTGCTCCTATGAAAATGATAGGAATTTGTCTAGCTTGTCGCTCCTGTGCAGGTAATTTGCAAGGAGAGGTGCACTGGCTTGGAGTTTTCAGAGTCCAGAGGCCAACTAGATGGTTCATCAGAAGGCAAAATAATCAGTGGGAATAATCATGATTCTGTTTTTGAGCAGCAAGCTAACCAGGTAATTATTTTATGGCACACTTTGATAATACTAGTATTCATAGTATTTAAATGACACAGTTTTATTATAATTGGTAATTCTGTCTTCAAAATGTTGGGTTAGTTGAAAAGTCAATGGTGTGGATGATCTGAATGGCATGTAATGCTGATCCTGCTGGTTGAGAATGTTAGTCTTGCACTTTTATGACTCGAACATACCTGTAAAGAACTTGTGAAAAAAGTTGTGGACAGTTTATGCAGGATGCTTACTTGTGATCTCTTTTGTAGGCTGGCAAAGAAATAATGGACGGGAATACTTATGTGGAAGGGGTACTCAATCTCTTTCCTCCATATATTCTTAATGTTGCTTTGTTGCTTCTGTCCTGTGTCTATTCTTCTCACCAGCCTGTCTCTTGGTGGTTGCGAGCAGGATATATGTTGCTACCTTGTATTAGGATGATAGCATTCCCCAAAATAGGGAATGCTTGATGGCCGAACCCTAAACATGGCCCTCCCCTAAACATGGCTGCAACATATGATGATATCTTGTTGCCAATTGGTTGATTTTGCTTTCGATGGGTTACGGCATTTGTTTCTAGTGCTCAGTCCCCTGGGTACTATGAAGTTTATGATACCAAATTTGATGCAAGAacaatgtttaaaaattaatcatgtgATCAAGCTAGAATCAAGTTGTATGTGTGTTTGCCAGGTTTGAACTCAACTCAGTATTTATAGCTTATTCTTGTGAATCTGGTGATAAGCTGCTAGGGAAGATAAATGGGCGATTTAAGTATATTTTTCTGTGATTTACTATGAATATGTTAGAATGCCTGCAAACTTGTAAAAATCTGAAATAATACTATAATTCTTTTTCCAAAAAGAGAAGCAATAACTGCAGCAGAAACATATAGCCTTGGCCCTTGAGATTGATTAGTTTTCCTAGAGTAACTCTTGTGATAGACAACAGTTTTGGGGTGAATTGAGGGTGGTATTAAGAGGTGTTAAACAACCAACTTTGGGATGTTCAATTGGAATTTCATCAAACCAAATGATAAGAAAGTTTTTCCTTGGTTGTTGACAAAACTACTCTCTGGCACTCTATTCAGAATGCTGATTTCATATGGATCCTCCAGAGTGGAATCTACATTTGGATGgagacattttttaaaaaaaattaattgaactcTGTCAACAGATCCAAGTGAATAGATTTTGTCTATAGGTTTTGATTTGTTGTATGGGAACCTCCAGTATTCACCAGAAAGAGTAGGGAGAACATTGGAAAACAATGATTAAAATGAGCTGGGATTTGTTTTAAGGTTTGAACCTAGAATGCAATGTTTTGAGTGTTTAGCAAATGTGAAGGTGCAGACAAATACGCCTTTCATGGTCATCTTACTTTGTGGATATGTTTCTGCAGGCAAATGTGCCAAGCCTTTTGACAAGTAATGATGTATTGTGCGGGAACATGGAGGTGGGTACTGAATCAGCTTCAACAATATGCCAAAACAAAGAATATGACTGCAATGGAACACTGAATTGCATAGATGATGTTAACCCTGAAGAAACATGCATCTTTTCACCCCATGCGTGCCCTCTTCTAGACTGTAACTTTACTGGCTCATCTGAACAGTTGTCACTACACTTCAGCAGTAAACATTGGGACTGTGGAAGGCGTTTTAGGTACAACATTCCTTTATCTGTCTCATTAGGGGTGAACGAGCAATTCCTTGTTCTCCAAGCAGAGGAAGATGGTGTTCTTTTTCTACTCGGCAAGGGCATTGAGAGCTTAGGGAATACAGTCATCGTAACCTGTATTGGACCAAGCTCATCGCAGGACAGGTTCTTATATGATGTCGTGGCAAGTAGAGGGGTAAGCTCTCTCAGATTGAAATCATTAACGGAGTGTTTTCCTGGGAGGGTGGAAGGCTTACCTCCTGTAGATTTTCTTCTGATTCCATTCGCTTTCCTTGGTCCTTCTGGGCAGCTTGACTTGGAGGTTTGTATATGGAGTTCAACCGAGCTAGGTGCAGATTGCACTTAATTTCTTTAACAAACATTCTAGATCATCATATTTGTAATGGTCTGAGAACATTGTATTTCTTCGTTCTAAAATTAATCGAAGAGTTGTAGAGTTATTTCCATAATTTTGCCCAAAGATTACGTAGGCCCCTGTTCTCTCCATAGGCATTTCAATCAAATCTTGAAGAATGCCGAACTTTCCAGGAGATCACGTTCCATCAAATCCAGTCCAACGTCCAGTTGATTTTGTATAGCAAACATTTCAATAAATCATCATGGCCTGTCGTATTGCCAGGGGTCTGTTGTGGACGTGTGGATCCAAGATCAACATAAAGATTCAAGAAGAGGATGAGCCTTTGTAGATGAATTACTACGTGTCGTCTTGCCAAGGGTTCTTATAGGATTATGAtccattttcattgttttacaATACTTCCTCCATGGAGGgggaaaaaaacttatttttgtgGATATAAAGATTATGCTGTAacagattaaaaacaaattcttctttaatttgataataaagtAGGACTCGGTTTGataacatcaattaaaacactaatctttcattttttttcgtCACTAAAAACTTAATCCGGATCATATTTCAGGTTCTAGATTTCTTGAATCAATTTACCAGATCAATCCGGATCAAATAACTACTGTTTAACGTTGGTATAATGTTGATGACCTTCTCTACCATTCAAGACTTCCCTTTAGAAAGAAACCTTTGTCTAAGATTGGGTACTGTAGACTGCAACAAGCGAACAAGGAATCTGATTCTAGTTCCTGATTAAGGGCAATTTTCCCTTCGGACAGTAATCCATTTCAGGACAATCGAACAGTGGACATTGATATGGTCCGTGTAAGGAGTCTGCAAATTAGACAGACTGGTGATTTCTGCCTCTACATTTCTCCATCAAATGCACATAAGTGTCTACATTTGATTTGACACCGTCTTCATGAAGCCTGTGCGTCTCCCTTCATGATTTGAAATCACAAGTGCACAGAACAATAGTATACTTatccaaatttaaattttttttttatgtttttgaatgagTTTgatatactatattaaaaataattttaaaaaaataaaaattatatattattttaatatattttttaataaaaaataatttaaatagtaattatCATCACATTTTCAAGTAGTCCTTAACTGTGAGGTGTTATTGACCAAATCAATAAATAGATAAGTATCACGtgtagtttaaaataaaaataaaaaattgaaatatttttttttaagaggaaaaaaatgtatattttttatttttaatggatcTTTTATCACTTtctgaatatatattatttttcagaagtTAAATCCAtctaagagttaaaaaaaacacgCCAGTAAATTTAgttatgaaaaacatttttggttattttcttcTCCTAACTAATTGGTTTGGATCTCGTGACCATATGCAACAATGCCAGCAGCAGATGGTGTACTTcctcgagagagagagagcaggtGCACAACTTTATGAGCCTAGAAACCAGTGGCAGGCAGATTCTGCCAGcaaaaaatgtcaattttatgaGCCTAGTCTGCTTCACACAGATTTCcccctcttttattttgttagggGCCTTGCTATACAAGTCTACACACAAGGATTTTGTTCTTTCTCTGCATAAAACCCTTTACAAGTGGCCTCGTATAGAGGAGAAAGGTAAACTCCTTAGAAACTGCAGAACAATAGGGAGAATCTACCGATacatttcttttctcttctttgtcAAGGACTCTTTGAAAGTTGAAAATGTTAAGAAATGGCCACGATCAGCTCCTAAAGGTTGAGGTCTGTCTACACTAACAGCTTTCCCTCTACTTTTTGACACACTTTGTAGTTCTCCTTCATGAGTTTACTTCTGCCTTTACTTGCCACTAAATTTGCTTCCTTTAACCtggttttgttttccttttttcttttttacggTGACAGACACATTATCTCAAAGTGCACATCAACTGTGAAGGGTGCAAGCAGAAAGTGAGAAAACTTCTTAACAAAATTGATGGTAAGAGTATTTTTAGTTTTGCCTTTTAACTTGTCATCAACATGTGTATTTAGTTCTAGTTTCTTTTCTACTTTTATTGCAATAAGTTTTATGATTACAGCAAATAACTTTACCACCAAATCTCTTGGCAAAAGGTGATGCTTATGTCCAATGATTCTTTCAATGCTGTGTGATCTTTTTCACAGTGTGTTTAGCATGTGATTCTTTAAAGTAAAACCCGGTAACCATTATCTTATTCTGGCTGAGTAAAGATCTATGCTAagattttctcttcttctggGCACTAGAGTTTCTAATAGACTAAAGTATTTGGTCTTGTGTTCAGGTGTTTACTCAGTGAACATAAAGACAGAGAACCAGCTGGTCATAGTTTCAGGCCGGGTAGATTCTGCTACTTTAATCAAGAAATTGGTCAAGTCTGGTAAACGTGCAGAGCTATGGTCTCTACGTACCAAGAACAAACGGAATCAAGAACAACTCAACGCAAACCAACTGCAATTTCTAGCCAATGACTTCAGTGACCCTCAAAACCAATTCATGTATCCAGCATCCTTTGACAATGAGACTGGTAATACGAAGAGCTATGGAGATTTTTTAAACCAGAATGTAGAATTGAAAGCTATGAATGTGGGGAGAGGTCAGGATTTGAAGGCAGCCACAAGAATGGGAAACTTTTACATGGATGACGATAATTTTGCTGGTAGTGGCAGATCAGGGGATGATTTTGCATACATGATGGGTCACGCAGATTATCAAGGCAGAGGTACTGGTTTTGCTGGATTAGGAGGCCATGAATTTAATGGGATACCAACTTATGAACAGACGTATCGACCATCCATGATTATGAGCAACAAGCAGCAAAGGTACCACTACAATCATCCAGCCACTGAGATGCATAATATTTACATGCAAGAACCGCATACGGGCAACAATATGATGACAAGTGACAATTTCATGTACCAGCCTTACATGATAGATCATGCATCTTCAACAACTCCTCCCTATACTGACTACCACCTTTTCCATGCAATGCCATATCCTTGCTACTAAGCAGACAAGTACTTACTTATCTAGCTGACCTACAGAAATATCTTGGGTTCTTTTGAAAAGATGGAGGCATAGAATAGGTAGGGTTTATGTTatgataagaatttattttaaatatgtaaTGCTTTTATTAACATATGGTATGAGATTGCTTTCATCTTTTCTACTAAACCTCGTTCCCTTTAAAGAAATAGTTGGCAGGTTTACTTTCCCTTTAAATACCATGTTCCCCGAATGAAAAGCATCATTTTAATGCTATCATTTTGAGCCTAAGAAGCTATTACATTATTCATCCAACCTCTCAGAAGATAAAGACTGTTTTGTTCACCCTAGATCTAAAAAATATCTAGCCACTGATTTGCAACATGCAAACCTCCACCATTTTTGAGAGGGCCACCGCAAAACTTGAAACATTATGAAATGAGATGCCACTGGCTGCTGATATTGTAATCTCGGCCACATTTCCATTCCTTCTTAGCAGCTTAATGAAAAGGCATCCATAAGAACTTATTTTCCAGACTACAAAGGTTATCTTGGTTTAATTCTGAAACAAAATCAGACAAATTTGGTTGGCAATGCCTTTTTCTTTGGTAATCAATACCGGGCAAAGAACTGATTCTCAAACAAATTAAGCTGGAATGAATCATCGGAAACAAGCTGTGATTTAGAAGCAtgtatcaatgattttttttcatactcaAGAATATACATTAAATAAATGAGAAACCAAAAGAAAGGAGAGAGTTTCTCGTgactttttagaattttttttaataagctgGGAAATGGTACGTCAAGCTAAAAGCACAAGAAAGCATCTAAAAACAAATAGGATAGGAGAACAGTAATGAAGCTTAAGGCAAATAAGAAATCATAGAACCATGAATGGTTTAAAACATTTGTATAATTTTGCACTAACTTTCAGGACAAGGAAGTATAGAGAGATCTAGACATAAGAAAAGGAGATTCCAGATTCAAACATGTACAGGTAAGTTATCTCACTCACAGTTGAATAAAGGAAACTGCAACTTAACGCCTCTGTGCTTTTCTTCGTCTTGACTGTGCCTTCTGCCATTTCTTTCTTGGAACAAGTGTGCTCTTTGGCTTCAACTTTAACTCAGGTGAGAACTTGAAATTTGGATCTCTCATACGTGCTTGTATATCCTTGAAAAACTGCATATTCAATTTCTTAGGCCCTCCATGACGAAGCTCCTCATACTCTGGTCCAGAAACAATATTTTCAAATGCTCCAATTAGGATGTCTATATCACTCATGACTTCCCACACATTGGTGTAACGCCCATCTGGccctttctttaatttcttcaaggCATTCTCAACTGCAAGTTTCCTAGCTTGCTTCCCAGGGGACAGCTCTGGTTCATTTTCCGCATCCAACAGTTCCGAGATCGTCCGATACTTAGGTTTTTCCTCAAACTCAAACAATTTATCTAAATACCTATCGCTGGCCTCATTGGGGTGTGCTTCTGTAGGAatatcatcctcatcatcacATTCATCACCAGTCCACAAAGTCTTCTCCTCATCACTCCCAGACCATACACTTCTTAACTCATCACTGTCATCAGCATCGATAAGGTCCGAGTGCTCCTTCGCCTGCTGCCTTACCTTCCGAATATCTTTGTCAAGTCGATTTCTACCTTTATCAGAACTGTTCTCATCATCACTTTCATCTTCACTTCCTGTCCATAGACAAGAATCTTCATCCATCTCTTTTTTCCATGCTTCCCGGAATCCCTCGTCCCCAGGCTTTTGACTGCCAAAAAGATCATAATGCTTATCCCTATTGCGAGCATATGATCTTATAACTGCAAAAAATCCAATATAATGTCATGTAACATATTCAATGACCAACAGCAGAAACCAATTGCAATTGTGAATAACAGTTACTGCCTGAATGGTAATATTACAGGTTCACTGATTAACAAAATGCTATCTACTTAAAACACTTTTATCCTCTTGAGCATTGTGATACTAttacatagaaaaataatataaccaAGTCAtgtccttcaaaaaaaaaatcattcaattatTATCACCATCTCTTTTTCCAGCATCTTAACAATCAAATCCAGGGAAAGAACAATGTGTTTTAAACAAAGACAAACAAATCCTAAATTCAAAGAGCACCAAAGATTAAGTCAAGAAGTGCAGTAACCTTATTCTTCCAGCACAGGACataaagacaataaaataaatgggtTCTGTGAGGAATTTCTACAAATACATAGACTGCATAGCCAATACTTCCATTAACATCAACACCACAACTCATTAATGATCTTTCACATGCAACTAACTTATGAGATTCAATTGACAGACACtgaaacttaaaacaaaaaacatataaaagagagggaaaatgATGGTTTAAAAACTTGCAGAAGCTAACCTTGGAAACTTGGAGAAAACCCATGATTATAACTGtgatttattgaataataactTGAAGTGACAGAGTTAGAAAGAGCTTCCATCCTgcaaaagaaagggaaaatggGGTTTTTAGACTTTAACATTAATatcaaattcttcaaaaattatgaGCATAAAACACCTTTTCATATGTGGGTGTGTGTTTTTAGAAAGAAGAAAGTGAGTTACCTTAGAGAAGTTTGAGGTAGAAAATGGGGTTTAGGGCTCCTGAAGGAAAAATGAAGGGAGACAAGGCGGGAAGAGAGTCTTTTAGCCATTTATCTCCTGTGTAGACTAAGTTTCAGAGTCATCTACTTTGCTCTTTTCCTCTTTACTGAAAAATGAGAGCTTTGAAGCTGGCAGTAGACATGGCAATCAGACCGGGTTGGGTTGTCTCGGGTTCGTGTCAATGCACACTTGAACGTAATTCTCTAATTTGTTAGGAACGGGTTTGGATCGACCCTCATGTTTGAAAGTatctttaataagaaaattttaataatatttaggcCTTTTCTCAAAAgtgattttagaaaaattatttttcaaacttttttatgattgtttgtcattaaaaaggttgctcaataaaaaatatttttcaatcagaaaaaaatttaacttggttttcagaaaagcgttttcctaaaaaatgtagacagaaaacactttccagaagttataaaaaatttaaaaatatcatattatttattaattatatcaaatttgatcctcaaacttttaattgctatatatattttattttgaatatttatttttcaatttcatctcttaaaatttaatttttatattaactttagtcctcatttttataattattatttgcttttcccttatcatttttttattgaaattttttatatatcaaatttgatccttattcttttaattgttacttattttatttgaaataatttatgaaatgttaattattattattattttaatttcttcatcttttattttttttattttttaaatttgatctctattattttgattattatttattttatttaagataatttatgaaattatttttttttcaatcttattctcattcaactttttaatttgtaagatttattcctcattattttaataaacttgagaaaaataaaacattaataagttattttccagctcatttttcatgacataaccaaatactggaaagtgttttccaacttatttttcattacattactaaacatcaaaaaataattcactttcccggaattcactttcccaaaaaaactactttccagcaaacaaatgaggccttagataaaattatatttcattgaGCTTTAGTTTGATTTCAAGTCTAATAGTTAatttatcccaaaaaaaaattaatagtgttatttccaaattaataatttttatttattttatataaatcttaaaaactttttaattgaatgCAATTTATGTTTAACctataattatagttttaaaatccaaaattaacccGCACTAAACtctaaatctcaaataaaaaaaaccaatctaaatcaatttgattaaccaaaaatatatttataatcttttataaatataataaactaATTGATAAACTACAAGCCTCAATATAAGTCCAAACATGATGAAATCAACCTTCTCAGCTCTTCTTATACTATTCCACAagctaaaatataattactatCCTAACCAGTTCCCTCATGTGTAGATTAAGCATACAGTTAAAACATGTGAGGCTTTTATtatatctaaaattattatttattcttttatatagcaatggttatttttaaaatttcaaatttcatccttagtttttatttgtataattatACTTTCTTTAGCTCAAATTAGcactaattgtattttttttttttaagagacgATTGAATTTAAAGTTAGaaaactaaagtgaaaaaacaaaagtaaaatagatggtggtttttaaatttatttgaaaagtatatttaagtctctcatcttttttagttattaggtGATCAGTCTTTCTAattctagaaaaattaattttaatatcaacctttatttttattattttttagtcttttttaggtgggaagagagagaagaaataaCCACATTCTGGTATAGAGAATTAAAATTGTCATTGCGATGATTCTGACTACTAAATTAGTAGATTTTTATTCCAAATAGTTTCATATGATAAGAAGAGTTCAaattaagttctttttttttttaccttgaaagtgccttaaaaacaaacaaaaataattatttcaaagaaaGATGGAatcttgccaaaaaaaaaatctaaacaaatttatattttattattgaatatttttctctAATTGTAAAATCAGAATtccaaattaaataagaaaaacaagatgaaatctaaaattaaactaaaaaattgaaaataaaagagaaaataatgacATCAGCTCAAACAGCATCTTTGACTAagcaaataaaatcttttttaatcaaatttaaacacgatacaataattaaattacaagtTATGGGTCTTCCTCAGACTAGTTGTTTGACGTGATCAGAACTCTTTATTGTCCCACTCGTCCGTCCATTACAAGCCTATATGTGGTCCATTTGTGGGAAATCTACTGTTCAGAACCATCAAATCCTTAAGACCTGTCTACATCTGTTATAGATACAGGCCTCTGCTCCAGCACCTGCAACACTGGATTTCTCTACTCTCAAGTCATGGATTAAAATTCTAGCTAAAGGTTCAGTGCATCATCACTTCCCATCGGAGAAGATGCACGTGAACGTGGTATATGGTACCAAATTAAGAGTAGAGAGACGAATACAAGCTTTTAACAGTACGTTTTGTAAAGTCACCAAATCTCTCCAGCCAACAGTGATGTTTAATATCTTGAACTTTCTTTGCCTAAAGATCCTGGATCTCCTGATTCGAAAGGAGTGATGGGATTGGAATATGATTTGTCCCATGGATCATCAAGGCTATTCCTGAAGATCCTTGTATTTATAGCGGCCAGATAAAATGTTAAGCATTTACCAAGAAATCTGTCACTAGTTTTTGTCTAGCCATGCATCAAACTCTGCAGAAATTAAGGTGCACAGCAGTATCCAACTTTAGCAACTGGCAAATTTAGTATGCGGATGATGCTCGCATTTGAATTTTCCTGGTTTCTTTGGTAACTTACAGACACTGTACACgtctttgtttttatcttcAAAAACCCAACACAGTTTGATTTCctgtaaaaaaaatgcatatgcTTAACCAGATCTCTATCTGCAGCTTAACCAGTTccattatttacaaaaaaaaaaacataccttCCAGGCTTCCTCGCATATCGTTTTCCTAACCTTATTATCTGTAGTTTCATTGATGAACATTCCAAGAAATACATATGCTTCCACGGCTGGCTCCACAACATATCAACCaccttttcttctctcattctGATCCTTAAATAGATCATAATCTGACAgatggtctttatttttatcggTTTGCTTTAACAACATTGTATATTATCAGA of the Populus nigra chromosome 7, ddPopNigr1.1, whole genome shotgun sequence genome contains:
- the LOC133699776 gene encoding uncharacterized protein LOC133699776 isoform X1, coding for MLCITDSESMKKKQEGKKVPSEGNLSTEKRKAEDDMESAEKRKRKKNKCPTPRPACSWVHFSREFIKEYSASHPESCGLKAATKAASDAWKSMRVEEKAKYTKQARELWDSYLSTAPARIPKPRKQTKLVTRCSPGRLFNVLQRLSPEQNAAVKSMGFGSLLGLRCRTLRRSLCLWLLERFNTAGCSLEICGVCIPLSPRDVEIVLGLAASGKDVINSGPDDLIVDLRRSYNATNHGISVRLLEERLTAPEAGEDFKRSFVLYALGTLLSPTARLDVSPSFLHFLTNMDVVHQYNWGKFLLDRLVREVSRFHQGKQRAVGGCLLFLQLFYYESISVEGSHLSNSSVVPCLSSWGEEEISEREKQQRELGGYGFGEVICKERCTGLEFSESRGQLDGSSEGKIISGNNHDSVFEQQANQAGKEIMDGNTYVEGANVPSLLTSNDVLCGNMEVGTESASTICQNKEYDCNGTLNCIDDVNPEETCIFSPHACPLLDCNFTGSSEQLSLHFSSKHWDCGRRFRYNIPLSVSLGVNEQFLVLQAEEDGVLFLLGKGIESLGNTVIVTCIGPSSSQDRFLYDVVASRGVSSLRLKSLTECFPGRVEGLPPVDFLLIPFAFLGPSGQLDLEVCIWSSTELGADCT
- the LOC133699776 gene encoding uncharacterized protein LOC133699776 isoform X4, with amino-acid sequence MLCITDSESMKKKQEGKKVPSEGNLSTEKRKAEDDMESAEKRKRKKNKCPTPRPACSWVHFSREFIKEYSASHPESCGLKAATKAASDAWKSMRVEEKAKYTKQARELWDSYLSTAPARIPKPRKQTKLVTRCSPGRLFNVLQRLSPEQNAAVKSMGFGSLLGLRCRTLRRSLCLWLLERFNTAGCSLEICGVCIPLSPRDVEIVLGLAASGKDVINSGPDDLIVDLRRSYNATNHGISVRLLEERLTAPEAGEDFKRSFVLYALGTLLSPTARLDVSPSFLHFLTNMDVVHQYNWGKFLLDRLVREVSRFHQGKQRAVGGCLLFLQLFYYESISVEGSHLSNSSVVPCLSSWGEEEISEREKQQRELGGYGFGEVICKERCTGLEFSESRGQLDGSSEGKIISGNNHDSVFEQQANQANVPSLLTSNDVLCGNMEVGTESASTICQNKEYDCNGTLNCIDDVNPEETCIFSPHACPLLDCNFTGSSEQLSLHFSSKHWDCGRRFRYNIPLSVSLGVNEQFLVLQAEEDGVLFLLGKGIESLGNTVIVTCIGPSSSQDRFLYDVVASRGVSSLRLKSLTECFPGRVEGLPPVDFLLIPFAFLGPSGQLDLEVCIWSSTELGADCT
- the LOC133699776 gene encoding uncharacterized protein LOC133699776 isoform X6, with the translated sequence MIWSQQRRGKGRRTSVLLLVQHAHGCILAACSCLIQCYSREFIKEYSASHPESCGLKAATKAASDAWKSMRVEEKAKYTKQARELWDSYLSTAPARIPKPRKQTKLVTRCSPGRLFNVLQRLSPEQNAAVKSMGFGSLLGLRCRTLRRSLCLWLLERFNTAGCSLEICGVCIPLSPRDVEIVLGLAASGKDVINSGPDDLIVDLRRSYNATNHGISVRLLEERLTAPEAGEDFKRSFVLYALGTLLSPTARLDVSPSFLHFLTNMDVVHQYNWGKFLLDRLVREVSRFHQGKQRAVGGCLLFLQLFYYESISVEGSHLSNSSVVPCLSSWGEEEISEREKQQRELGGYGFGEVICKERCTGLEFSESRGQLDGSSEGKIISGNNHDSVFEQQANQAGKEIMDGNTYVEGANVPSLLTSNDVLCGNMEVGTESASTICQNKEYDCNGTLNCIDDVNPEETCIFSPHACPLLDCNFTGSSEQLSLHFSSKHWDCGRRFRYNIPLSVSLGVNEQFLVLQAEEDGVLFLLGKGIESLGNTVIVTCIGPSSSQDRFLYDVVASRGVSSLRLKSLTECFPGRVEGLPPVDFLLIPFAFLGPSGQLDLEVCIWSSTELGADCT
- the LOC133699776 gene encoding uncharacterized protein LOC133699776 isoform X3, with the translated sequence MVLLLKPVPSEGNLSTEKRKAEDDMESAEKRKRKKNKCPTPRPACSWVHFSREFIKEYSASHPESCGLKAATKAASDAWKSMRVEEKAKYTKQARELWDSYLSTAPARIPKPRKQTKLVTRCSPGRLFNVLQRLSPEQNAAVKSMGFGSLLGLRCRTLRRSLCLWLLERFNTAGCSLEICGVCIPLSPRDVEIVLGLAASGKDVINSGPDDLIVDLRRSYNATNHGISVRLLEERLTAPEAGEDFKRSFVLYALGTLLSPTARLDVSPSFLHFLTNMDVVHQYNWGKFLLDRLVREVSRFHQGKQRAVGGCLLFLQLFYYESISVEGSHLSNSSVVPCLSSWGEEEISEREKQQRELGGYGFGEVICKERCTGLEFSESRGQLDGSSEGKIISGNNHDSVFEQQANQAGKEIMDGNTYVEGANVPSLLTSNDVLCGNMEVGTESASTICQNKEYDCNGTLNCIDDVNPEETCIFSPHACPLLDCNFTGSSEQLSLHFSSKHWDCGRRFRYNIPLSVSLGVNEQFLVLQAEEDGVLFLLGKGIESLGNTVIVTCIGPSSSQDRFLYDVVASRGVSSLRLKSLTECFPGRVEGLPPVDFLLIPFAFLGPSGQLDLEVCIWSSTELGADCT
- the LOC133699776 gene encoding uncharacterized protein LOC133699776 isoform X2 yields the protein MLWSSVLLYPVWQKHQVPSEGNLSTEKRKAEDDMESAEKRKRKKNKCPTPRPACSWVHFSREFIKEYSASHPESCGLKAATKAASDAWKSMRVEEKAKYTKQARELWDSYLSTAPARIPKPRKQTKLVTRCSPGRLFNVLQRLSPEQNAAVKSMGFGSLLGLRCRTLRRSLCLWLLERFNTAGCSLEICGVCIPLSPRDVEIVLGLAASGKDVINSGPDDLIVDLRRSYNATNHGISVRLLEERLTAPEAGEDFKRSFVLYALGTLLSPTARLDVSPSFLHFLTNMDVVHQYNWGKFLLDRLVREVSRFHQGKQRAVGGCLLFLQLFYYESISVEGSHLSNSSVVPCLSSWGEEEISEREKQQRELGGYGFGEVICKERCTGLEFSESRGQLDGSSEGKIISGNNHDSVFEQQANQAGKEIMDGNTYVEGANVPSLLTSNDVLCGNMEVGTESASTICQNKEYDCNGTLNCIDDVNPEETCIFSPHACPLLDCNFTGSSEQLSLHFSSKHWDCGRRFRYNIPLSVSLGVNEQFLVLQAEEDGVLFLLGKGIESLGNTVIVTCIGPSSSQDRFLYDVVASRGVSSLRLKSLTECFPGRVEGLPPVDFLLIPFAFLGPSGQLDLEVCIWSSTELGADCT